A genomic stretch from Marinimicrobium sp. C6131 includes:
- a CDS encoding class I SAM-dependent methyltransferase — translation MPKTAVFRLNTDTPYLRESGNKKTDESAFSFTLNNEYTPQKDLAMLIKLPCIKLLCASLFLLASHTSFADTDNITQALRHEVRTEENKARDSARKPEQVLSFFEVTPQSTVVEVWPGSGWYTEILAPLLAKEGKLYASHFSDKFSLLDAEYMQKARSEYQDKLESHPVYDNVILTEFAPLADIAIAPPESADVVLSVRNQLYVFEGEKSMNHALANFYQALKPGGVLGVVAPRLPDDLQDVDWGKSGYVPEQLWLTLAEEAGFSFEGKNDLLLNPKDTADHPQGIWSLPPSLMGDAKDKEKYLSIGEANRMVLKFRKPSN, via the coding sequence TTGCCCAAGACGGCAGTCTTCCGGTTGAATACAGACACACCCTACCTGAGGGAATCAGGCAATAAAAAAACGGATGAAAGTGCATTTTCATTCACTCTCAATAATGAATATACACCACAAAAGGATCTGGCCATGCTGATCAAGCTACCCTGCATCAAACTACTTTGCGCAAGCCTGTTTCTTCTGGCAAGCCACACCAGCTTTGCCGACACTGACAATATCACCCAAGCTTTGCGACATGAGGTTCGCACGGAAGAGAACAAAGCACGAGATTCAGCGCGCAAGCCCGAACAGGTACTGAGTTTCTTTGAAGTTACGCCGCAAAGTACTGTCGTTGAAGTGTGGCCGGGCTCTGGCTGGTATACCGAGATCCTGGCGCCATTATTGGCGAAAGAAGGAAAACTCTACGCTTCCCACTTCTCTGACAAGTTCAGTCTTCTGGACGCCGAATATATGCAGAAAGCCCGGAGTGAATACCAGGACAAACTTGAATCGCACCCGGTTTACGACAATGTGATACTCACCGAGTTTGCCCCACTGGCCGATATCGCTATTGCGCCGCCAGAGAGCGCTGATGTGGTGCTCTCTGTTCGCAACCAGCTTTATGTATTTGAAGGCGAGAAATCAATGAATCACGCCTTGGCCAACTTTTATCAGGCGCTCAAACCCGGCGGAGTACTGGGAGTTGTGGCGCCACGCCTACCGGATGACTTGCAGGATGTGGATTGGGGGAAATCAGGTTATGTCCCCGAGCAACTATGGTTAACGTTGGCTGAAGAAGCCGGATTCAGCTTTGAAGGCAAAAACGACCTGCTGCTAAACCCAAAGGATACTGCCGATCATCCGCAAGGAATCTGGTCCTTACCTCCCTCCTTGATGGGAGATGCAAAAGACAAAGAAAAGTACCTGTCCATCGGCGAAGCCAACCGGATGGTGCTGAAGTTCAGAAAGCCAAGCAATTAA